One window of Bacillus sp. FJAT-45350 genomic DNA carries:
- a CDS encoding 3-oxoacyl-ACP reductase, producing MINLQDKVAIITGGAVGIGAAISKELAANGVKIVLNYNSSNDAAEKLVKEIQENGGHAIAVQANVSKSEEASTLVEAAIDTYGQLDFLINNAGITRDSSFKKLSEESWRSVIDVNLNSVYNTVAPALKHITASEAGRIINISSIIGQSGGFGQTNYSAAKAGMIGFTKSLALELAKTNVTVNAVCPGFIETSMISEIPENIREQIKAKIPQKRFGQGEEIAKGVLFLCKDGTYITGQQLNINGGLYM from the coding sequence ATGATTAATTTACAAGACAAAGTAGCTATTATTACAGGTGGAGCAGTAGGTATCGGAGCAGCAATTTCTAAAGAGCTTGCAGCAAATGGTGTAAAAATTGTCTTAAACTATAACAGCAGTAATGATGCAGCTGAAAAATTAGTGAAAGAAATACAGGAAAATGGTGGCCATGCGATTGCCGTTCAAGCAAATGTTTCAAAGTCAGAGGAAGCATCTACACTTGTTGAGGCAGCAATTGATACATATGGACAATTGGATTTCTTAATCAACAATGCTGGGATTACAAGAGATAGCTCCTTCAAGAAGCTATCTGAAGAAAGTTGGAGAAGTGTTATCGATGTGAATTTAAATAGCGTCTACAATACAGTCGCTCCAGCCCTCAAACATATAACAGCATCAGAAGCAGGAAGAATCATTAACATCTCTTCAATTATTGGTCAATCAGGTGGCTTTGGTCAAACCAATTATTCAGCAGCAAAAGCCGGAATGATTGGCTTCACTAAATCGCTTGCTCTTGAGCTTGCTAAAACAAATGTAACTGTTAATGCCGTTTGCCCTGGATTTATTGAAACAAGTATGATTTCAGAAATTCCCGAAAACATACGTGAGCAAATTAAAGCAAAAATTCCACAAAAACGTTTTGGTCAAGGCGAAGAAATTGCTAAAGGAGTACTTTTCCTATGTAAAGACGGCACATATATTACTGGTCAGCAATTAAATATCAATGGTGGTTTATACATGTAA
- a CDS encoding poly(R)-hydroxyalkanoic acid synthase subunit PhaE: MTTEKTTFDPYSLWKDYYQNTESYMEKSLEEMMNKEEFSEWVGRVLDTNLFYKKLIDQTTKQYFEQLNLPTREDISNLSSMVVNLDSKVDNIEDQLEESKDNEPSPAVVKREMTLLKTEVKNLSSKLDEVTQLLKNNKSK, translated from the coding sequence TTGACGACTGAAAAAACAACATTTGATCCTTATTCCCTTTGGAAGGATTACTATCAAAACACTGAGTCCTACATGGAAAAGAGCTTGGAAGAAATGATGAATAAAGAAGAGTTTTCTGAATGGGTAGGTAGGGTTCTAGATACTAATTTATTTTACAAAAAGCTCATTGACCAAACGACAAAACAATATTTTGAACAATTGAACCTTCCCACACGAGAAGATATTTCAAATTTGTCATCTATGGTAGTAAATCTAGATTCAAAAGTAGATAACATAGAGGACCAATTAGAAGAAAGTAAAGATAATGAACCTTCACCTGCTGTCGTTAAGCGAGAAATGACATTGTTGAAAACCGAAGTGAAAAATCTAAGCTCAAAATTAGATGAAGTTACACAGTTACTAAAAAACAATAAAAGTAAATAA
- the phaQ gene encoding poly-beta-hydroxybutyrate-responsive repressor, which yields MTETNNNNTENKRSKLEKNISGAPKNMLIPFLLLSLRGGLTLHGYKLIQQLTNFGFPSVDQGNVYRLLRQLEKDDLVSSQWDTSSGGPAKRLYSITKAGEEYLDLWANSLEQYQSMLNSFFSMYTNFFMPTGSKEDDEDAR from the coding sequence ATGACAGAGACTAATAACAACAATACGGAGAATAAGCGAAGTAAGCTTGAAAAGAACATCAGTGGGGCACCGAAGAATATGTTGATTCCATTTTTGCTATTGAGTTTACGTGGAGGCTTAACCCTTCATGGGTACAAACTAATTCAGCAACTAACCAATTTTGGATTTCCATCGGTTGACCAAGGAAACGTCTATCGTTTGCTAAGACAATTAGAAAAGGACGACTTGGTTAGTTCGCAATGGGATACGTCCAGTGGTGGACCAGCAAAGAGACTATATTCAATTACGAAAGCCGGAGAAGAATACCTAGACCTATGGGCAAATTCTCTAGAGCAATATCAATCGATGTTAAATAGCTTCTTTTCGATGTACACGAACTTTTTCATGCCGACAGGTAGTAAAGAAGATGATGAAGACGCTAGATGA
- a CDS encoding MaoC family dehydratase has product MHSELLRKANQVIDRPYSEIHVGDTASFTRVITEQDIHDFATLTEDVNPIHIDEKFAKETMFKGRIAHGMLTAGFISTLIGTLLPGKNVVYLTQNCKFTAPVRIGDTLKISGEIVEKRPEKKILSIQTDVYNQNNEKVIEGNAVVMKMEVTN; this is encoded by the coding sequence ATGCATTCAGAACTGCTTCGAAAAGCTAATCAAGTAATTGATCGACCATATAGTGAAATTCATGTAGGTGATACCGCTTCTTTTACAAGAGTGATTACAGAACAGGATATTCATGATTTTGCTACGTTAACAGAGGATGTTAATCCAATCCATATTGACGAGAAATTTGCTAAGGAAACGATGTTTAAAGGAAGAATTGCTCATGGTATGTTAACAGCCGGATTTATTTCGACCCTTATTGGAACATTGCTACCTGGAAAAAACGTTGTCTATTTAACGCAGAACTGTAAATTTACAGCACCTGTTAGAATTGGAGATACGTTGAAGATATCTGGTGAAATAGTTGAGAAGCGCCCTGAGAAAAAAATACTTTCTATCCAAACAGATGTTTATAACCAAAATAATGAAAAGGTCATTGAAGGAAATGCTGTTGTCATGAAGATGGAAGTTACTAATTAA
- a CDS encoding DUF2243 domain-containing protein, with protein sequence MTTRTKKRLITIGSFVLGFGFLGAMDGVIFHQILQWHSVVMETDRSGQILSDGIFHFATTITLVIGGVLLWLAGNPSDLSRGGRLLVGGFLIGGGTFNLIEGVINHHILQIHRVRPDAANPLAYDLAFLASGLILLIIGYLIRRSGQKESVSLGA encoded by the coding sequence ATGACAACTCGTACGAAAAAACGTTTAATTACCATTGGTAGCTTTGTGCTTGGGTTTGGATTCTTAGGAGCAATGGATGGAGTAATTTTTCACCAAATATTACAGTGGCATAGTGTTGTAATGGAAACTGATCGTTCGGGTCAAATACTAAGCGATGGAATTTTTCATTTTGCAACAACGATTACGTTAGTCATAGGTGGCGTCTTATTATGGCTTGCAGGGAATCCATCAGATCTATCAAGGGGGGGTAGATTACTTGTTGGAGGCTTCCTGATAGGTGGTGGAACATTTAATTTAATTGAGGGCGTTATCAATCACCATATACTTCAAATTCACCGCGTCCGGCCTGATGCTGCTAACCCATTAGCATATGATCTTGCTTTTCTTGCGTCAGGACTTATTTTGCTTATAATTGGTTACCTAATAAGAAGAAGTGGACAAAAAGAATCAGTGTCATTAGGAGCGTAG
- a CDS encoding sporulation histidine kinase inhibitor Sda, whose translation MNMINNELLLEAYWTAIQLNLDKEFVSILEKEIVKRNIKDDITFIKSELVKN comes from the coding sequence ATGAATATGATTAATAATGAGCTTTTATTAGAAGCTTATTGGACAGCGATTCAATTAAATTTAGATAAAGAATTTGTATCAATTTTGGAAAAAGAAATTGTGAAAAGAAATATTAAAGATGACATTACTTTTATAAAAAGTGAATTAGTAAAAAATTAA
- a CDS encoding YwpF family protein, whose translation MKTYRLYSLRLLIGKENGVLQRDIPLVDGLIINMEDNGKKWLLDAVISSDKKSVFEEIETSEKFILEVVITSKNNHPATMVAKVRKLTELSVNVSVLIDGILVNRKDDIVDLVLQGMVDENVSGESIVPELEKEPKQNIEKESTQ comes from the coding sequence TTGAAAACTTATCGGTTGTATTCTTTACGTTTACTGATTGGCAAAGAGAATGGTGTGCTGCAAAGGGATATCCCTTTGGTTGATGGATTAATCATAAATATGGAGGACAACGGAAAGAAGTGGCTACTTGACGCTGTAATCTCCAGTGATAAGAAATCGGTTTTTGAAGAGATAGAAACAAGTGAAAAATTTATATTAGAAGTCGTAATTACTAGTAAAAATAATCACCCAGCAACAATGGTGGCAAAAGTGAGGAAGCTAACAGAGTTATCTGTAAATGTTAGTGTCTTAATTGATGGTATATTAGTGAATAGAAAAGACGATATTGTTGATTTAGTCTTACAAGGAATGGTCGATGAGAATGTTTCGGGAGAATCTATCGTTCCCGAGCTTGAAAAAGAACCGAAACAAAACATAGAAAAAGAAAGTACACAATAA
- a CDS encoding MFS transporter: protein MEEKKTGDLVSIASIPLIMTLGNSMLIPVLPAIEKELNISSVQVSMIITVYSIVAIILIPIAGYLSDRYGRKPIIIPSLIIAGIGGLISGMASWQIEDPYTVIILGRVLQGIGAAGASPIVMPLVGDIFTKEADVSKGLGIIETSNTFGKVLSPILGAALAAIVWFMPFFAFPVFCVISIIMMMFLVKTPKKTDKPLALKDFLHSIKNIFTNEGRWLYAVFAIGCICMFVIFGVLFYLSTMLEEQYGIDGIKKGIILAIPLAALCLSSYVTGKGIGEEKLKMKWMTVLGLALLTASIFSISFSKDIYLLLTALFSSGIGIGIVLPSLDALVTEGIEKGQRGTITSIYSSMRFVGVALGPPIFAVLMKTSHSILFLSNTLVCIAALLISIMAIKPSEE from the coding sequence ATGGAAGAAAAAAAAACAGGGGACCTTGTCTCAATAGCTTCGATTCCACTTATTATGACATTAGGAAATTCAATGTTAATTCCTGTTTTACCTGCTATAGAAAAGGAATTGAATATTTCCTCAGTACAAGTAAGTATGATAATTACTGTCTATTCTATTGTGGCGATTATTCTCATACCAATTGCGGGTTATTTATCAGATCGTTATGGCAGAAAGCCAATAATAATACCGAGTCTTATCATTGCTGGTATCGGTGGGCTTATTAGTGGTATGGCGTCCTGGCAAATAGAAGACCCTTATACGGTGATTATTCTTGGACGTGTCCTACAAGGTATTGGGGCTGCGGGAGCTTCACCAATTGTAATGCCTTTAGTTGGCGATATTTTTACGAAAGAAGCAGATGTAAGTAAAGGTTTAGGGATTATTGAAACATCTAATACATTTGGGAAAGTGTTAAGCCCTATTCTCGGTGCAGCACTTGCAGCAATTGTATGGTTTATGCCATTTTTTGCTTTTCCAGTATTTTGTGTCATTTCAATCATTATGATGATGTTTTTAGTAAAAACACCTAAAAAAACGGATAAACCTTTAGCCTTAAAAGATTTTCTTCACAGTATTAAAAATATATTTACGAACGAAGGACGTTGGCTATATGCAGTATTTGCTATAGGCTGTATTTGTATGTTTGTTATATTTGGTGTTCTTTTCTACTTATCGACGATGCTCGAGGAACAATACGGAATTGATGGCATTAAAAAAGGGATTATCCTTGCGATTCCACTGGCTGCTTTATGCTTATCATCCTATGTAACAGGGAAAGGAATTGGAGAAGAAAAGCTTAAAATGAAGTGGATGACAGTATTAGGTCTAGCATTATTAACAGCGTCAATTTTCTCCATTTCATTTTCAAAGGATATTTATTTACTCCTTACTGCTTTATTCTCTAGTGGAATAGGAATAGGTATTGTTTTACCTAGCTTAGATGCTCTTGTTACAGAAGGGATTGAGAAGGGCCAGAGAGGTACAATTACATCGATATATAGCAGTATGCGTTTTGTTGGGGTTGCATTAGGACCACCTATTTTCGCTGTCTTAATGAAAACATCACATTCCATTCTGTTTTTGTCTAATACACTTGTTTGTATTGCAGCTTTGCTAATTTCCATTATGGCAATCAAACCGAGTGAAGAGTAA
- the ytkD gene encoding RNA deprotection pyrophosphohydrolase, translating to MYSFLDFHQHQVELTFLSDMTFGVAGHVWVVCRYHQQWLLTSHPRRGLEFPGGKIEKDETSEQAASREVYEETGAIVKELTYIGQYKVEEETRTIIKNIYFATIETIEELDNYFETKGPVLVDFLPSELKEEGRFSFIMKDDVLSRTLEECRKRQLLIER from the coding sequence ATATATTCTTTTTTAGATTTTCATCAACATCAAGTAGAACTTACTTTTTTAAGTGACATGACATTTGGGGTAGCGGGACATGTGTGGGTTGTATGTCGTTATCATCAGCAATGGTTACTGACATCACATCCAAGGCGTGGATTAGAGTTTCCAGGAGGAAAAATAGAAAAAGATGAAACGTCTGAACAGGCAGCTAGTAGGGAAGTTTATGAAGAAACAGGGGCCATTGTTAAAGAATTAACTTATATAGGACAATATAAAGTAGAAGAAGAAACTAGAACGATAATTAAGAATATTTACTTTGCGACGATTGAAACAATAGAGGAATTGGATAATTATTTTGAAACTAAGGGACCGGTTTTAGTAGATTTTCTTCCATCTGAGCTAAAAGAAGAAGGACGTTTTAGCTTCATTATGAAGGATGATGTTTTATCACGGACGTTAGAGGAATGTAGGAAAAGGCAGTTACTAATTGAAAGATAA
- a CDS encoding ABC transporter permease, protein MSNNVDKLHQDYVKKLKKRKFYIFLCQISILVSFFSIWELASRQRWLDPLLFSMPTRIWSLFIEKIADGSLWVHTSVTLFETILGFIIGTVVGTIFAAILWWSPFLSKVLDPYLVILNSMPKIALGPILIVSLGPGFTSIIAMGALISVVITTIVVYSSFKEVDENYLKVMQTFGSTKVQSFKGAILPASFPTIISTLKVNVGLSWVGVIVGEFLVSKQGLGYMIIYGFQVFNFNLVLLSLIVIAILATLMYQGVEFIERKLIKHH, encoded by the coding sequence TTGAGCAATAACGTCGATAAGCTTCACCAAGACTATGTAAAGAAACTGAAAAAAAGAAAATTCTATATCTTCCTTTGCCAAATAAGCATACTAGTATCTTTTTTTAGTATATGGGAGCTAGCCTCTAGACAACGGTGGCTCGATCCTTTGCTATTTAGTATGCCTACTCGTATTTGGTCTTTATTTATTGAAAAAATTGCAGATGGTAGCTTGTGGGTGCATACGAGTGTTACCTTGTTTGAGACGATATTAGGTTTTATTATCGGTACCGTGGTTGGGACGATATTTGCCGCTATCCTTTGGTGGTCCCCCTTCCTTTCAAAGGTACTTGACCCCTATCTTGTTATTCTAAATTCAATGCCAAAAATAGCACTGGGTCCAATCTTAATCGTTAGTTTAGGTCCTGGTTTTACATCTATCATTGCAATGGGTGCCCTTATCTCCGTAGTTATTACAACAATTGTCGTTTATTCATCCTTCAAAGAGGTTGATGAAAACTATCTCAAGGTTATGCAAACTTTCGGTTCAACGAAAGTCCAGTCGTTTAAAGGAGCCATCTTACCGGCATCCTTCCCTACGATAATTTCAACATTAAAAGTTAATGTTGGCTTATCTTGGGTTGGGGTAATCGTTGGTGAATTCCTTGTATCAAAACAAGGACTAGGATACATGATTATTTACGGGTTCCAAGTCTTTAACTTCAACTTAGTTTTATTAAGTCTAATCGTTATTGCAATTCTTGCAACATTGATGTATCAGGGTGTAGAGTTCATTGAAAGAAAGCTTATTAAACATCATTAA
- a CDS encoding ABC transporter ATP-binding protein — translation MTFLSVDNVNLTYLAKESATNALENISLDIEEGEFISILGPSGCGKTTLLSIIAGLLEPTTGKVTVDGQSVGERSSTIGYMLQQDYLFPWLTIENNITLGLKIKGTLTNESKEYAFSLLEQMGLGDKKKDYPSQLSGGMRQRVALVRMLATQPKVMLLDEPFSALDYQTKLKLEDLVSDTLKEQHKTAVLVTHDIGEAIAMSDRVIMLSARPGRIHRIFTIPKPLRKQLPFETRNSQEYTELFQEIWKELETIEQ, via the coding sequence ATGACTTTTTTATCGGTTGATAATGTGAACTTAACTTACCTAGCAAAAGAGTCGGCTACTAACGCATTAGAAAACATTTCACTAGATATCGAGGAGGGAGAGTTTATCTCTATCCTCGGCCCTAGTGGCTGCGGGAAAACAACGTTACTATCAATTATTGCGGGCTTGCTAGAACCTACTACAGGAAAAGTCACAGTCGACGGACAGTCTGTTGGCGAAAGAAGCTCAACAATTGGTTATATGTTACAACAGGATTATCTTTTCCCATGGTTAACTATTGAAAATAATATTACACTAGGATTGAAAATCAAGGGTACTTTAACTAACGAAAGTAAAGAATATGCTTTTTCTCTTCTTGAGCAAATGGGACTTGGTGATAAAAAGAAAGACTACCCTTCTCAGCTTTCTGGAGGAATGAGACAACGAGTTGCTCTCGTTCGAATGCTTGCAACACAGCCAAAAGTTATGCTCTTAGACGAACCATTTTCAGCTCTTGATTACCAGACAAAATTAAAGCTTGAAGACCTCGTATCTGACACATTAAAGGAACAACACAAAACAGCTGTACTTGTTACTCACGACATTGGTGAAGCAATCGCTATGAGCGACCGGGTAATTATGTTATCTGCAAGACCTGGTCGTATTCATCGTATTTTTACTATACCAAAGCCATTGCGAAAACAGCTCCCTTTCGAAACCCGTAACAGTCAAGAATATACAGAGCTGTTTCAAGAAATTTGGAAGGAGCTGGAGACCATTGAGCAATAA
- a CDS encoding ABC transporter substrate-binding protein, which yields MKRKITLFSLISLLILGSLLAGCSSSSNDMEKVRLAEVTHSIFYAPLYIAIGEGFFEEEGIEIDLTTTWGGDQTMVTLLSGGADIALVGAETSIYVYAQEPNDPAINFAQLTQTDGTFLVAREQVNNFEWDDLNGSTFLGQRKGGMPQMVGEHVLRQKGINPQTDLNLIQNIDFGNIPSAFASGTGEYVQLFEPQATMFENEGIGHVIASLGEESGEVPYTVFMSKQSYIEENEDVIERFTKALYRAQQWVEASSIEEIAKAVQPFFDDTSIEVVEQVVERYKSQGSYATSPLLKESAWYNLQDIMESSGELPKRIDYLDLVNTDIANRVAQ from the coding sequence ATGAAACGTAAAATTACATTGTTTTCATTGATCAGTTTATTAATTTTAGGCTCTTTACTTGCTGGGTGTTCATCCTCAAGTAACGATATGGAAAAGGTTAGACTTGCGGAGGTAACACATTCAATCTTCTATGCTCCTTTATATATCGCGATTGGTGAAGGATTCTTTGAAGAAGAAGGAATTGAGATTGATTTAACAACTACTTGGGGTGGAGATCAAACAATGGTTACCCTCCTATCAGGTGGAGCTGATATAGCATTAGTCGGAGCTGAAACCTCTATTTATGTGTATGCTCAGGAACCAAATGATCCCGCAATAAATTTTGCACAACTCACACAAACAGACGGTACATTCTTAGTCGCTAGAGAACAGGTAAATAATTTTGAATGGGATGATTTAAATGGAAGTACATTCCTAGGTCAACGAAAAGGTGGTATGCCACAAATGGTAGGTGAGCACGTGCTACGCCAAAAAGGCATCAATCCTCAAACTGATTTAAATTTAATTCAGAACATCGACTTTGGAAACATTCCTAGTGCATTCGCTTCTGGAACAGGTGAATATGTTCAGTTATTTGAACCACAAGCAACGATGTTTGAGAACGAAGGAATCGGTCATGTCATTGCTTCTTTAGGAGAAGAATCGGGTGAAGTTCCTTATACTGTTTTCATGTCTAAGCAAAGTTATATAGAGGAAAATGAAGATGTTATCGAACGCTTTACTAAAGCTCTATACCGTGCACAGCAATGGGTTGAAGCTAGCTCAATTGAAGAGATTGCCAAAGCAGTTCAGCCATTCTTTGATGACACATCAATTGAAGTCGTAGAGCAGGTCGTTGAACGCTATAAGAGTCAAGGTTCCTACGCAACATCTCCTTTATTAAAAGAATCAGCTTGGTATAATTTACAGGATATTATGGAGAGTTCTGGTGAACTTCCAAAACGTATAGATTATCTTGATTTAGTGAATACAGACATTGCTAATCGAGTAGCTCAATAG
- a CDS encoding IS1182 family transposase translates to MIQHQQVNLSPYMAIYDIVVPKDNVLRKINDLVDFSFVYEELVDKYCLDNGRNAIHPIRMFKYLLLKCIHNVSDVDIVERSKYDMSFKYFLDMAPEDPVIEPSSLTKFRKLRLKDVNLLDMLINKTVEIAIEKEIIKSKSIIVDATHTQSRYNQKSAKEVLVDRSKNLRKTIYQVDETMKSKFPTKTTSDVLEDQIEYCEKLIKVIEKEEVICEFPKVKEKLNLLKETVADDIEHLQLSKDEDAKTGHKTVDSSFFGYKTHIALSEERIITAAVVTTGEKNDGKQLETLIEKSMEAGMEVDTVIGDAAYSEKGNIEYTKTNEMKLIAKLNPVVTQGNRKKEDEFEFNKDASMYVCKAGHMAIRKARTGKKGVATNQTHTYYFNVEKCKVCPIKEGCYKDGAKSKTYSVSIKSNIHKEQIAFQESDYFKEKSKERYKIEAKNSELKHRHGYDVASSSGLIGMELQGAMSIFTVNLKRILKLIG, encoded by the coding sequence TTGATTCAACATCAACAAGTAAATTTAAGTCCTTATATGGCGATTTATGACATAGTCGTACCGAAAGATAATGTTTTGAGAAAAATAAATGACTTAGTCGATTTTTCTTTTGTATATGAAGAATTAGTAGATAAATATTGCCTTGATAATGGGCGTAATGCGATCCATCCTATTCGCATGTTCAAATACTTATTATTAAAATGTATCCACAACGTATCCGATGTTGATATTGTCGAACGCTCAAAATATGATATGTCATTCAAATATTTTTTAGATATGGCGCCAGAAGATCCAGTTATTGAGCCAAGTTCCTTAACGAAGTTTCGAAAACTGCGATTAAAGGATGTAAATTTATTAGACATGCTAATCAATAAAACGGTTGAGATCGCAATCGAAAAAGAAATTATAAAAAGCAAATCTATTATTGTAGATGCTACCCATACCCAGTCTCGTTACAATCAAAAATCAGCCAAAGAAGTGCTGGTTGATCGGTCTAAAAACCTAAGAAAGACGATTTATCAAGTAGATGAAACAATGAAAAGTAAATTTCCAACCAAGACAACATCAGATGTATTAGAAGATCAAATTGAATACTGTGAAAAGCTGATTAAAGTCATTGAAAAAGAAGAGGTTATTTGTGAATTCCCCAAAGTAAAAGAAAAATTAAACCTGCTTAAAGAAACTGTGGCTGATGATATTGAACATCTACAATTATCCAAAGATGAAGACGCAAAAACAGGACATAAAACAGTGGACTCCTCATTCTTTGGTTACAAAACACACATAGCCTTAAGCGAAGAAAGAATTATTACTGCGGCTGTTGTTACAACTGGAGAAAAGAATGACGGAAAGCAATTAGAAACCTTAATTGAAAAAAGTATGGAAGCTGGTATGGAAGTTGATACTGTGATTGGTGATGCCGCCTATTCAGAAAAAGGGAATATTGAATATACAAAAACAAACGAAATGAAGTTAATAGCTAAACTCAACCCTGTTGTCACACAAGGTAACCGAAAAAAAGAAGACGAATTTGAGTTTAATAAAGATGCTAGTATGTATGTTTGTAAGGCTGGACATATGGCTATTAGGAAAGCACGAACTGGAAAAAAAGGTGTAGCCACAAATCAAACACACACATATTACTTTAATGTAGAAAAATGTAAGGTATGTCCTATAAAAGAAGGATGTTATAAAGATGGAGCTAAAAGTAAGACTTATTCTGTGAGCATTAAATCGAATATACACAAAGAACAAATAGCCTTTCAAGAAAGCGATTATTTTAAAGAAAAATCAAAAGAAAGATATAAAATTGAAGCAAAAAACAGTGAATTAAAACACCGACACGGGTATGATGTAGCATCATCTTCGGGTCTTATTGGCATGGAACTACAAGGAGCTATGTCGATATTTACAGTTAATTTGAAAAGGATTTTGAAGTTAATAGGTTAA